The following are from one region of the Elusimicrobiota bacterium genome:
- a CDS encoding protein-L-isoaspartate(D-aspartate) O-methyltransferase, translated as MVDLVASYSPDHRVGDRKVLEAMREVPRHEFVPESLVRRAYDDGPLPIGEGQTISQPLIVGLMTEALELRPSDKVFEVGTGSGYQAAILAKLAKEVYTVEIVPSLGRRAERTLRRLGYANVTVRIGDGYAGWPEKAPFDAIIVTCAPDHIPPPLVAQLKTGGRMIIPVGPEVRGSFSAQELIVVRKTAKGMEREKRMDVRFVPMRGRGGRP; from the coding sequence ATGGTGGACCTCGTCGCCTCCTACTCCCCCGATCACCGGGTCGGCGACCGCAAAGTCCTCGAGGCCATGCGCGAGGTCCCTCGCCACGAGTTCGTCCCCGAGAGCCTCGTCCGCCGGGCCTACGACGACGGCCCTCTCCCCATCGGGGAGGGGCAGACCATCTCCCAGCCGCTGATCGTCGGCCTCATGACCGAGGCCCTCGAGCTGCGGCCCTCCGACAAGGTCTTCGAGGTGGGGACCGGATCGGGCTATCAGGCGGCCATCCTCGCCAAGCTGGCCAAGGAGGTCTACACCGTCGAGATCGTCCCCTCCCTCGGCCGTCGGGCCGAACGGACCTTGAGGAGGCTCGGCTACGCGAACGTCACGGTCCGGATCGGCGACGGCTACGCGGGCTGGCCCGAGAAGGCGCCCTTCGACGCGATCATCGTGACCTGCGCCCCCGACCACATCCCCCCGCCTTTGGTCGCCCAGCTCAAGACGGGAGGACGGATGATCATCCCGGTCGGGCCCGAGGTCCGCGGCTCATTCTCCGCGCAGGAGCTCATCGTCGTGCGCAAGACCGCGAAAGGGATGGAGCGCGAGAAGCGCATGGACGTGCGTTTCGTCCCGATGAGGGGCCGCGGCGGCCGGCCATGA
- a CDS encoding HEAT repeat domain-containing protein, whose amino-acid sequence MGIPLGDAFSHSTDPAFRAQLLELSRWDRDGESRAAALIALARTHDLKYLQVFNEALIHLDPAVRFGALEALVVFEHPREAMPLLAAASERDTEPLLRVYAAAGLARMGDVAGLHRVRSFLDNPSWVVKALAAKYLGELGTAEDYDLLLRRVDGEVGNDFVVAEFCVSALKLWPKKKAAAK is encoded by the coding sequence GTGGGCATCCCGCTCGGCGACGCCTTCTCGCACAGCACGGATCCCGCCTTCAGGGCTCAGCTGCTCGAGCTGTCCCGTTGGGACCGCGACGGCGAGTCGCGCGCCGCGGCGCTGATCGCGCTGGCGCGCACGCACGACCTCAAGTACCTCCAGGTGTTCAACGAGGCGCTGATCCATCTCGACCCCGCGGTGCGCTTCGGCGCCCTCGAGGCGCTCGTCGTCTTCGAGCACCCGCGCGAGGCGATGCCGCTGCTGGCCGCCGCCTCCGAGCGGGACACCGAGCCCCTGCTGCGAGTCTACGCCGCCGCGGGCCTGGCCCGCATGGGCGACGTCGCGGGCCTGCACCGCGTGCGCTCCTTCCTCGACAACCCCTCCTGGGTGGTCAAGGCGCTGGCCGCGAAGTACCTCGGCGAACTCGGCACGGCCGAGGACTACGACCTCCTGCTCCGCCGCGTCGACGGCGAGGTCGGCAACGACTTCGTCGTCGCCGAGTTCTGCGTCTCGGCGCTGAAGCTCTGGCCGAAGAAGAAGGCGGCCGCCAAATGA
- a CDS encoding MotA/TolQ/ExbB proton channel family protein: protein MNNSPLMALALTGGGWVIWALIISSIGGVAVAYDRWNLLKEESKALSALRPVFLAALAAGDHDAADKAVKANPGAASRVLSEPENLQAALSDERRHLEGRLLWLGTLGNNAPFVGLFGTVLGVIKAFHDLAESGAGPEVVMAGLSEALVATAVGLLVAIPSVLAFNFLQKKMRDLLLETEALGLRYAAVRTHHARHR from the coding sequence TTGAACAACAGCCCCTTGATGGCGTTGGCGCTCACCGGCGGCGGCTGGGTCATCTGGGCCCTGATCATAAGTTCCATCGGCGGCGTCGCCGTGGCCTACGACCGCTGGAACCTGCTCAAGGAGGAATCGAAGGCGCTCTCGGCCCTGCGTCCCGTGTTCCTCGCCGCGCTCGCCGCGGGCGACCACGACGCGGCCGACAAGGCCGTCAAGGCCAACCCCGGCGCCGCGTCGCGCGTGCTCTCCGAGCCGGAGAACCTCCAGGCCGCCCTGTCCGACGAGAGGCGCCACCTCGAGGGCCGCCTGCTCTGGCTCGGCACGCTCGGCAACAACGCGCCGTTCGTCGGCTTGTTCGGCACCGTGCTCGGCGTCATCAAGGCCTTCCACGACCTGGCCGAGTCCGGCGCGGGACCGGAGGTCGTCATGGCCGGCCTCTCCGAGGCGCTGGTTGCCACCGCCGTCGGCCTGCTCGTCGCGATCCCGTCCGTGCTCGCCTTCAATTTCCTGCAGAAGAAGATGCGCGACCTGCTCTTGGAAACGGAGGCGCTCGGCCTGCGCTACGCCGCCGTGCGGACCCACCATGCACGCCACCGATGA
- a CDS encoding biopolymer transporter ExbD, with protein sequence MHATDDADSPITGINITPLVDVVLVVLIIFMATAPMIARRAIKVDVPKVSKSDKTATEAIAVALNDKRELTVTGKPTTLDDLKKMLSAATALKPDQAVTLSADKTLPYGEIAELLDAVRSAGVKKVGLEVQRK encoded by the coding sequence ATGCACGCCACCGATGACGCCGACAGCCCCATAACCGGGATCAACATCACCCCGCTCGTCGACGTCGTCCTCGTCGTCCTCATCATCTTCATGGCCACCGCCCCCATGATCGCCCGCCGCGCGATCAAGGTCGACGTCCCCAAGGTCTCCAAGTCGGACAAGACCGCGACGGAAGCCATCGCGGTCGCGTTGAACGACAAACGAGAACTGACCGTGACTGGAAAGCCCACAACGCTTGATGATTTGAAGAAGATGCTGTCGGCCGCGACCGCGCTCAAGCCCGATCAGGCCGTCACCCTCTCCGCCGACAAGACGCTTCCCTACGGCGAGATCGCGGAGCTCCTCGACGCGGTGCGCTCCGCCGGCGTCAAGAAGGTCGGCCTGGAGGTCCAGCGCAAGTGA
- a CDS encoding TonB family protein, with the protein MTTAQKKRAPSPPPFQRSVAMSAGMHVLFFAALWLLPRLSFDSPPPFEVEITSPFLGDGPAKLGAPKAFVPGVPAKINVTPDVPVPPNPIEKAPEPPKDWTLPGPSTKVVETPEPVAPTPGGEVGGTGTAAKTGGSGEGSDDGVPGGTGHGGTPLKELPRLLNRDEVLAGLKRLYPESERQAGREGAVVIMIHLGTDGLVSSSDITRAAGPAFDAAARKVGALMRFSPAIGLNGKPVPVRMPQEVRFRLTD; encoded by the coding sequence GTGACGACGGCCCAGAAGAAGCGGGCGCCTTCTCCGCCGCCGTTCCAGCGGTCGGTGGCGATGTCCGCGGGCATGCACGTCCTCTTCTTCGCCGCGCTGTGGCTGCTGCCGCGCCTGAGCTTCGACTCGCCGCCCCCGTTCGAGGTCGAGATCACGAGCCCCTTCCTCGGCGACGGCCCCGCGAAACTCGGCGCGCCCAAGGCCTTCGTGCCCGGCGTGCCCGCCAAGATCAACGTGACGCCCGACGTCCCCGTCCCGCCCAACCCCATCGAGAAGGCTCCCGAGCCTCCCAAGGATTGGACCTTGCCCGGCCCCAGCACCAAGGTCGTCGAGACTCCGGAGCCGGTCGCCCCGACGCCCGGCGGCGAGGTCGGCGGCACCGGCACGGCGGCCAAGACCGGCGGCTCGGGGGAAGGCTCCGACGACGGCGTTCCCGGCGGCACCGGCCACGGCGGCACCCCCCTCAAGGAACTGCCGCGCCTGCTCAACCGCGACGAGGTGCTGGCCGGCCTCAAGCGCCTATATCCGGAGAGCGAGCGTCAGGCCGGCCGAGAGGGCGCCGTCGTCATCATGATCCACCTCGGGACCGACGGCCTGGTCTCCTCCTCCGACATCACCCGCGCCGCCGGCCCCGCCTTCGACGCCGCCGCCCGCAAGGTCGGCGCCCTCATGCGCTTCTCTCCCGCCATCGGCCTGAATGGCAAACCGGTGCCCGTGCGCATGCCCCAGGAAGTCCGCTTCAGGCTGACGGACTAA
- a CDS encoding GNAT family N-acetyltransferase, whose product MELQPVLEGPRLRLRPLKAADFDELYAAASDPLIWEQHPAPNRHELRVFEEFFDRALKSRGALAVVDKATRKIVGTSRYYDLEGKDSVCIGFTFLTRDHWGGSYNRELKFMMLDHAFFAVRRALFHVGPLNLRSRRALEKIGAKLVGRLERAKPDGSPDPTVVYEIRRP is encoded by the coding sequence ATGGAGCTTCAGCCCGTCCTCGAAGGGCCGCGTCTGCGCCTGCGCCCGCTCAAGGCCGCCGACTTCGACGAGCTCTACGCCGCGGCCTCCGATCCCCTCATCTGGGAGCAGCACCCGGCGCCGAACCGCCACGAACTCCGGGTCTTCGAGGAATTCTTCGACCGCGCCCTCAAGTCGCGCGGCGCGCTGGCCGTCGTCGACAAGGCGACGAGGAAGATCGTCGGCACCTCGCGCTACTACGACCTCGAGGGGAAGGACTCCGTCTGCATCGGCTTCACGTTCCTCACTCGCGATCACTGGGGCGGGAGCTACAACCGCGAGCTGAAGTTCATGATGCTCGACCACGCCTTCTTCGCCGTGCGCCGCGCGCTCTTCCACGTCGGCCCGCTCAACCTCCGCTCGCGCCGCGCCCTGGAGAAGATCGGCGCCAAGCTCGTCGGCCGCCTCGAGCGCGCCAAGCCCGACGGCTCCCCCGACCCCACCGTCGTCTACGAGATCCGGCGCCCCTAA
- a CDS encoding MFS transporter: MEPVKPSPLSVRVEAASALTKALPDLPVSHAPAAAAESFSLLTGEALTRRADSPAVLAAPAHFDSPFLSAVPSDPAPRTPTPAPETSKNVRRMMVGTAVMKSGMETITLSVPMLALTAFGGISAVAGLVVVYGLSQAIFAAMAGGLADRFSARKVLAGAVLAQAALVGTLIAVGAAGALSMPTLIPLYLLIGGVTGVIETTRHSIPTLLLGQDEAALKKYNAKLHISYEVAGVIGALTAGALIAFVGPLWSLAIQPPAFALAAWYFWRVRHPLPAGDPPAKSGAVAKVRAYFSDIKAGAKLVIGDGRMRWVALAFVLPQIVHRVFENLLIPVFAKTVLENPAASAWLLTASNAGELAGAAVLLRLAARFPGSHGWVKWGALGLLLTWVLAFSTSLPLLLPLILFSSLTWAASDLSLRSEVQRTVSEKDQPRAISFLYGAFVIGSSLLSLALGGLLGAMPAAVALYWICGGFSALALTVYLASRRLKP; encoded by the coding sequence ATGGAGCCCGTCAAACCGTCGCCGTTATCCGTCCGCGTCGAAGCCGCCTCGGCCCTCACGAAGGCTCTTCCCGACCTCCCCGTCTCGCACGCCCCCGCCGCCGCCGCCGAAAGCTTCTCCCTGCTGACCGGAGAGGCCCTGACCCGCCGCGCCGACTCCCCCGCCGTCCTCGCCGCCCCCGCGCACTTCGACTCTCCCTTCCTTTCCGCCGTCCCGTCCGACCCCGCGCCGCGTACTCCGACCCCCGCCCCCGAGACCTCCAAGAACGTCCGCCGCATGATGGTCGGCACCGCCGTCATGAAGTCCGGCATGGAGACCATCACCCTCAGCGTGCCCATGCTGGCGCTCACCGCCTTCGGCGGCATCTCCGCCGTCGCCGGCCTCGTCGTCGTCTACGGCCTCTCTCAGGCGATCTTCGCCGCCATGGCGGGCGGCCTCGCCGACCGCTTCTCCGCCCGCAAAGTCCTCGCGGGAGCCGTCCTCGCGCAGGCCGCCCTCGTCGGGACCTTGATCGCCGTCGGCGCCGCCGGCGCGCTGTCGATGCCGACCTTGATCCCCCTCTACCTCCTCATCGGCGGCGTCACCGGCGTCATCGAGACCACGCGCCACTCGATCCCCACTTTGCTCCTCGGCCAGGACGAGGCCGCGCTCAAGAAGTACAACGCGAAGCTGCACATCTCCTACGAGGTCGCGGGCGTGATCGGCGCGCTGACGGCGGGCGCGCTCATCGCCTTCGTCGGCCCGCTGTGGTCCCTCGCGATCCAGCCCCCGGCGTTCGCCCTCGCCGCGTGGTATTTCTGGCGCGTCCGCCATCCCCTGCCCGCCGGCGACCCTCCCGCCAAGAGCGGCGCCGTCGCCAAGGTCCGCGCCTATTTCAGCGACATCAAGGCCGGCGCGAAGCTCGTGATCGGCGACGGGCGCATGCGCTGGGTGGCGCTCGCCTTCGTCCTGCCGCAGATCGTCCATCGCGTCTTCGAGAACCTGCTGATCCCCGTCTTCGCGAAGACCGTGCTCGAGAACCCCGCGGCCTCGGCCTGGCTGCTCACCGCCTCGAACGCCGGCGAGCTCGCCGGCGCGGCCGTACTGCTGCGCCTGGCCGCGCGCTTCCCCGGCTCCCACGGCTGGGTCAAGTGGGGCGCGCTCGGCCTCCTGCTCACCTGGGTCCTGGCCTTCTCGACGAGCCTGCCGCTGCTCCTGCCCCTGATCCTCTTCTCTTCGCTCACCTGGGCCGCCAGCGACCTGTCGCTGCGCTCCGAGGTCCAGCGGACGGTCTCGGAGAAGGACCAGCCCCGCGCGATCAGCTTCCTGTACGGCGCCTTCGTGATCGGCTCGTCGCTGCTGTCGCTGGCGCTCGGCGGCCTGCTCGGCGCGATGCCGGCGGCCGTCGCGCTGTACTGGATCTGCGGCGGCTTCAGCGCGCTGGCGCTCACGGTGTACCTCGCCTCGCGCCGCCTGAAGCCCTGA
- a CDS encoding CPBP family intramembrane metalloprotease, translating into MNRIARFFVALSLLLAAPGLAPYQAAAQTVGAARAAVPAGSIGAAGASIHGLGGANLALPAASLRLGLVPSLTPSAALTPVLNAPAGVFAAVPSIASPAALKAVAASAAPAANAPVIAAAPVAALSSLQTGTKALETAARTGAAEAPRTALDGLFEGSAARPDALAVSARSAASGAPRLDPSRGPAQGPRWVKSFRGPDEAPATSVKRTLSVGFLAAVVPIAVTMVTVVIAQLFGYVLHPNYQGPSAGEVPTILSALAMWIGAAVMAPVSEEAIFRGGLQKKLSQLTAKLRIGDFVVPAAITSFIFVALHETSDPVLFFTRFVHALILSHVYHKEGILASMAAHGFFNGLLALSVVFSALGLPWLGLAVVPAALYFALRAAKVVRAQKPDIASGALTPKPLTAGLSFLMAGVLALGYFFLMPNIFWIIGAIALIVKGITMLRSRKA; encoded by the coding sequence ATGAACCGGATCGCCCGCTTTTTCGTCGCGCTGTCGCTCCTCCTCGCCGCCCCCGGCCTCGCCCCGTACCAGGCCGCCGCGCAGACGGTCGGCGCCGCGCGCGCGGCCGTTCCCGCAGGCTCCATCGGCGCCGCGGGCGCCTCGATCCACGGCCTGGGCGGCGCCAACCTCGCCCTGCCGGCGGCGAGCCTCCGGCTCGGCCTCGTCCCCTCGCTGACCCCCTCCGCCGCGCTGACGCCGGTCCTGAACGCGCCCGCCGGCGTCTTCGCCGCGGTGCCGTCGATCGCCTCGCCGGCCGCGCTCAAGGCCGTCGCCGCGTCCGCCGCACCGGCGGCGAACGCACCCGTTATAGCCGCCGCCCCCGTCGCCGCTCTCTCCTCGCTTCAGACCGGAACGAAGGCCCTGGAGACCGCCGCCAGGACCGGCGCGGCCGAGGCCCCGCGGACCGCCCTCGACGGCCTGTTCGAAGGCTCCGCCGCCCGCCCCGACGCCCTCGCCGTCTCCGCCCGCTCCGCCGCCTCCGGCGCCCCCCGCCTCGATCCGTCCCGCGGCCCCGCCCAAGGCCCGCGCTGGGTCAAGTCCTTCCGCGGCCCGGACGAAGCGCCCGCGACCTCGGTCAAGCGCACGCTCTCCGTCGGCTTCCTTGCCGCCGTCGTGCCGATCGCGGTCACCATGGTCACCGTCGTGATCGCCCAGCTGTTCGGCTACGTCTTGCACCCGAACTACCAGGGCCCCAGCGCGGGCGAAGTGCCGACCATCCTGTCGGCGCTGGCGATGTGGATCGGCGCCGCCGTGATGGCCCCGGTCTCCGAGGAGGCCATCTTCCGCGGCGGCCTTCAGAAGAAGCTCTCCCAACTGACGGCCAAGCTCCGCATCGGCGACTTCGTCGTTCCCGCGGCCATCACCTCGTTCATCTTCGTCGCCCTGCACGAGACCTCCGATCCGGTGCTTTTCTTCACCCGCTTCGTTCACGCCCTCATCCTCAGCCACGTCTACCACAAGGAAGGCATCCTCGCCTCGATGGCCGCCCACGGCTTCTTCAACGGCCTGCTCGCCCTCTCCGTCGTCTTCTCCGCCCTCGGCCTGCCCTGGCTCGGCCTCGCGGTCGTCCCCGCGGCGCTGTACTTCGCCCTGCGCGCCGCCAAGGTCGTCCGCGCCCAGAAGCCCGACATCGCCTCCGGCGCCCTGACCCCTAAGCCCCTGACCGCCGGACTCTCGTTCCTCATGGCCGGCGTCCTGGCCCTCGGCTACTTCTTCCTCATGCCCAACATCTTCTGGATCATCGGCGCGATCGCGCTGATCGTGAAGGGGATCACGATGCTCCGGAGCCGGAAGGCCTAA